In Natronolimnobius baerhuensis, a single window of DNA contains:
- a CDS encoding major capsid protein → MATAGITANRTMPDSDNDDLSGLQRRILFTNDKQQKKQLQQRMYQKSLQAAKEEFGPAGVEQQQQLWQAAANGLQEGYRKGAMGGISANAQRLDYDEWEDRDDLTVTEARMAKTAVEDLLDAGFDRDVSPARLVSLYQVRSDAFNSERSMNLRSQGHDDQPIKFREGVPLPYDYVSWEIDERELINSQNFGEDAETEAAEEAGEELADSMEDLAFRGWNTEIEIQGSLYSVDGYLTTDYKLEESGFGDWSEATNVVETIQDLQSELNAQTEDRNRGYNPQQEGVWLYYPTAQWGNLTLQPDPQGDGNMNLLQRLQQDYPWIDFRMSGALNPDECVMVIQNTDVVDLADGQAPTTMSGEIDLGLATEYRHLGMRIPRIKATYDEIYGIAVGTGIDG, encoded by the coding sequence ATGGCAACAGCAGGAATCACGGCGAACCGGACGATGCCCGACAGCGACAACGACGACCTGTCGGGGCTACAGCGACGCATCCTCTTCACGAACGACAAGCAACAGAAAAAGCAGCTGCAGCAGCGGATGTACCAGAAATCCCTCCAGGCCGCCAAGGAGGAGTTCGGCCCCGCGGGGGTCGAACAGCAGCAGCAGCTGTGGCAGGCCGCCGCGAACGGCCTTCAGGAGGGCTACCGGAAGGGCGCGATGGGCGGGATCTCCGCGAACGCCCAGCGCCTGGACTACGACGAGTGGGAAGACCGAGACGATCTCACCGTCACCGAGGCCCGCATGGCGAAGACTGCCGTCGAGGACCTCCTCGACGCTGGCTTCGACCGCGACGTCTCGCCAGCGCGGCTGGTCAGCCTCTACCAAGTCCGCTCCGACGCGTTCAATTCCGAGCGGTCGATGAATCTCCGGTCGCAGGGACACGACGATCAGCCGATCAAGTTCCGCGAGGGAGTCCCGCTGCCGTACGACTACGTCAGCTGGGAGATCGACGAGCGTGAGCTCATCAACTCGCAGAACTTCGGTGAAGACGCCGAGACCGAGGCCGCCGAGGAAGCTGGCGAGGAACTCGCGGACTCCATGGAGGACCTGGCGTTCCGCGGCTGGAACACCGAGATCGAGATCCAGGGCAGCCTCTACAGCGTCGACGGCTACCTCACGACCGACTACAAGCTCGAGGAGAGTGGCTTCGGCGACTGGTCCGAGGCGACTAACGTCGTCGAGACCATCCAGGATCTTCAGTCCGAACTGAACGCCCAGACCGAAGACCGCAACCGTGGTTACAACCCACAGCAGGAGGGCGTCTGGCTCTACTACCCCACTGCGCAGTGGGGCAACCTGACCCTGCAGCCCGACCCACAGGGCGACGGAAACATGAACCTGCTCCAGCGGCTGCAGCAGGACTACCCGTGGATCGACTTCCGGATGTCCGGTGCGCTCAATCCCGACGAGTGCGTGATGGTCATCCAGAACACCGACGTCGTCGACCTCGCCGACGGCCAGGCACCGACGACGATGTCCGGCGAGATCGACCTCGGACTCGCCACCGAGTACCGACATCTCGGAATGCGCATCCCGCGCATCAAGGCAACGTACGACGAGATCTACGGGATCGCCGTCGGAACCGGCATCGACGGGTGA
- a CDS encoding anti-CBASS protein Acb1 family protein: MTDNTSADEASSSSDTPSTDKRDAYEDGDHVAANADEAAANVQETMTASSVMRASIAGVLGHSNQNRDIFDTFDWTRRPTAKQFYALYRTHPFAGPIVDRPAFTTWRDEPIITDKPDEETDFKDDVEKLFRNLDLPSQMERVDRLAGIGRYGLSVFITTDCLDEDGTVDEDRLAEPIDPEQFTADGLDNIVQHKLFSEISVDAIEWGNETHAAEGRWGLPVRYSIDFSSEGDTDKSDSDRTWSVHHSRTVAVPASRRLDHDFFAPPRLEGSFNVLRDILKVLGSVAEMAYRGADKGLAVSHNPNDVDVTSEQFWEQHDEEVQEWFQGLKPIFETTGEVQELGGQIADVSNIFEPQLSALATDTGIPKRVFEGDPAGALASAEEDTQAYFGLIKERRTEYAGPLNARPHIQWFVDNGLITPPSGGWFDIDWETLRVLSEQEQADLEAKRGEALRNISDDPLLDLGRQVVVDYIREGELPDEVETEAEMVADLEDQDAVGANARSVDEITAGYEAAADGGQEVDDD, translated from the coding sequence ATGACTGACAACACATCGGCCGACGAGGCCTCGAGCAGTAGCGATACGCCGTCAACTGACAAGCGCGACGCCTACGAAGACGGTGACCACGTCGCCGCGAACGCCGACGAGGCGGCGGCAAACGTACAGGAGACGATGACCGCCTCGAGCGTGATGCGAGCGAGCATCGCCGGTGTCCTCGGCCACTCAAATCAGAACCGCGACATTTTCGACACGTTCGACTGGACCCGCCGACCCACCGCCAAGCAGTTCTACGCACTGTACCGCACGCATCCCTTCGCCGGTCCGATTGTCGACCGGCCGGCGTTCACCACCTGGCGCGACGAGCCGATTATCACCGACAAACCCGATGAGGAGACCGACTTCAAGGACGACGTCGAGAAACTCTTCCGGAACCTCGATCTCCCGTCGCAGATGGAGCGAGTCGACCGGCTCGCTGGCATCGGGCGCTACGGACTCTCGGTGTTCATCACGACGGACTGCCTCGACGAGGACGGCACCGTCGACGAGGATCGGCTCGCGGAGCCTATCGATCCGGAACAGTTCACCGCGGACGGACTCGACAACATCGTCCAACACAAACTGTTTTCGGAGATCTCCGTCGACGCAATCGAGTGGGGCAACGAGACCCACGCCGCCGAGGGCCGCTGGGGGCTTCCGGTTCGCTACTCGATTGACTTCTCGAGCGAGGGTGACACGGACAAGTCCGATTCGGACCGGACCTGGAGCGTTCACCACTCGCGGACGGTAGCGGTCCCCGCAAGTCGTCGCTTGGACCACGACTTTTTCGCGCCGCCTCGTCTCGAGGGGTCGTTCAACGTCCTCCGGGACATCCTCAAAGTCCTCGGTTCGGTTGCCGAGATGGCCTATCGCGGTGCTGACAAAGGCCTGGCCGTCTCGCACAACCCGAACGACGTCGACGTCACGAGCGAGCAATTCTGGGAGCAGCACGACGAGGAGGTCCAGGAGTGGTTCCAGGGTCTCAAACCCATCTTCGAGACGACCGGCGAGGTCCAGGAACTCGGCGGACAGATCGCCGACGTCTCGAACATCTTCGAGCCACAACTCTCGGCTCTCGCGACGGACACCGGGATCCCAAAGCGAGTGTTCGAGGGCGATCCCGCGGGCGCACTCGCCTCCGCAGAGGAGGACACACAGGCGTACTTCGGGCTCATCAAGGAGCGCCGAACCGAGTACGCCGGCCCGCTGAACGCCCGGCCACACATCCAGTGGTTCGTCGACAACGGCCTCATCACACCGCCAAGCGGCGGTTGGTTCGATATTGACTGGGAAACGCTTCGCGTCCTCTCCGAACAAGAGCAAGCCGATCTCGAGGCCAAGCGCGGCGAGGCGCTGCGGAACATTTCCGACGACCCGCTGCTCGATCTCGGTCGGCAGGTCGTTGTCGACTACATCCGCGAGGGTGAGCTCCCCGACGAGGTCGAGACGGAGGCCGAGATGGTCGCCGATCTCGAGGACCAGGACGCCGTCGGCGCGAACGCCCGCAGCGTCGACGAGATCACGGCCGGCTACGAGGCTGCTGCCGATGGCGGCCAGGAGGTGGATGATGACTGA
- a CDS encoding terminase large subunit domain-containing protein, with protein sequence MSTQTASSGGSPLEQLHQECKGLPRSERVEIIFDFEPTDYQADLLDHLEQADKGRAAPQKGRQVGATLTAGVVGADHALWAPMLVGEPTDVLFAAPGQETADEMFEEAKQRFKKGPLTLEQYGVVKKNEQTWKFSSGTRMLSRTLGNVGQEDQPGNRGKNPTCVIVDEAAYEKDVVYEEEIEQFFITHPVFEYVLFSTPAGKSGYFYAKVEHDDDWFSPHWPTRISPYAQEDYIEEQREKLDSETFAQEYEGKFAEDGGSAIPHDTLIPNIKPDRRFDNSHGRFLGVDPARGGKDEMVVFDLDATGVCWSVWAFETMDGPRFVELLEILHQQKADLEYWDAIPAPEVGTGRTPASGYQTILIEENGVGGFAADFAEAGLGDVVKVVNSTNETKQNIYQRLIKDLEAESLALPNHDKLERQVTKLEKSFTPTGKAKYSAPAGKHDDWPDGMAFANWARHGGGDPLDDGNDKLDSLPWRS encoded by the coding sequence ATGAGTACCCAAACAGCATCCAGCGGTGGGTCACCGCTCGAGCAGCTTCACCAGGAGTGCAAGGGCCTCCCCCGGTCGGAGCGCGTCGAGATCATCTTCGACTTCGAGCCGACCGACTACCAGGCCGATCTGCTCGATCACCTCGAGCAAGCCGACAAGGGACGGGCCGCTCCGCAGAAAGGACGTCAGGTCGGCGCAACGCTGACTGCCGGTGTGGTCGGGGCCGACCATGCGCTCTGGGCACCGATGCTCGTTGGCGAACCGACGGACGTCCTCTTCGCGGCGCCGGGCCAGGAGACCGCCGACGAGATGTTCGAGGAAGCGAAGCAGCGCTTCAAAAAAGGTCCGCTCACGCTTGAGCAGTACGGGGTCGTCAAGAAAAACGAGCAGACGTGGAAGTTCTCGAGTGGGACCCGGATGCTCTCGCGCACCCTGGGGAATGTCGGCCAGGAGGACCAGCCCGGCAACCGTGGTAAGAACCCGACGTGCGTCATCGTCGACGAGGCGGCCTACGAGAAGGATGTCGTCTACGAGGAAGAGATTGAGCAGTTCTTCATCACCCACCCGGTGTTCGAGTACGTCCTCTTCTCGACGCCAGCGGGCAAATCGGGCTACTTCTACGCAAAGGTCGAACACGACGACGACTGGTTCTCGCCACACTGGCCGACGCGGATCAGCCCGTACGCCCAAGAGGACTACATCGAAGAGCAGCGCGAGAAGCTCGACTCCGAGACGTTCGCCCAAGAGTACGAGGGTAAGTTCGCCGAGGATGGCGGATCGGCGATCCCGCACGACACACTGATCCCGAACATCAAGCCCGACCGGCGGTTCGACAATTCGCACGGTCGGTTCCTCGGAGTCGATCCCGCACGGGGCGGCAAAGACGAGATGGTCGTCTTCGATCTCGACGCCACTGGAGTCTGTTGGAGTGTGTGGGCGTTCGAGACGATGGATGGCCCCCGCTTCGTCGAACTCCTCGAGATCCTGCACCAGCAAAAGGCCGACCTCGAGTACTGGGATGCGATCCCTGCACCGGAGGTCGGCACTGGTCGGACACCGGCGTCGGGCTACCAGACGATCCTCATCGAAGAGAACGGTGTCGGTGGATTCGCTGCCGACTTCGCCGAAGCCGGCCTGGGCGACGTCGTCAAGGTGGTCAACAGCACCAACGAGACGAAGCAGAACATCTACCAGCGCCTGATCAAGGATCTCGAGGCCGAGTCACTGGCGCTGCCAAACCACGACAAACTCGAGCGCCAGGTGACGAAACTCGAGAAGTCGTTCACGCCGACTGGGAAGGCGAAGTACTCCGCGCCGGCTGGCAAGCACGACGACTGGCCGGACGGGATGGCCTTCGCGAACTGGGCTCGCCACGGTGGCGGTGATCCGCTCGATGATGGGAACGACAAGCTCGACTCGCTCCCCTGGAGGTCCTAA
- a CDS encoding DUF7115 domain-containing protein — translation MSVPGIVHSTLEGEDIAARVSLGGEDELFITASSTFVYRSDGLLRDESVDEYPHNADRLTLSEGRRKTKFSLEYSLEGENEFSVPSSKTDTVLHPVLAGVLNGNGITNPGETVVKTYRFSELTIIITSERLVKHIGSAVWDEDYEEYHYEDVTNLSFEDGSVATQVVLAVDGRPQRIKAPNDEANDLRERLQRALFDYHGVGDLEELNDAIGDDEDDVDEDSSGSTMEFGSGVDPLDANPPELDDHESVGDVDTAPTPEPELEREAPATDERDDASADTAAADSAVPASIDARREDSDDSASAQTSATGDTPETNSQPTAPTTDSADESEPTETGSFFEDSDSTASAWDTDDSSADPDSESSSTTEEPAVVSTETAGESSPTDSTSSTADPAVLERLDALETTVEQQNELLEQQQQTIEQLIEELRHGR, via the coding sequence ATGAGCGTTCCCGGTATCGTCCACTCTACCCTCGAGGGCGAAGATATCGCCGCCCGCGTCTCACTCGGTGGCGAAGACGAACTCTTCATCACCGCTTCGAGCACCTTCGTCTATCGATCCGACGGTCTCCTGCGAGACGAATCAGTCGACGAATATCCCCACAACGCCGACCGACTCACCCTCTCGGAAGGCCGGCGCAAAACCAAATTCAGCCTCGAGTACTCACTCGAGGGCGAAAACGAGTTTAGTGTTCCTTCGAGCAAGACGGACACCGTTCTCCATCCGGTTCTCGCAGGCGTCCTCAACGGCAATGGAATCACGAATCCCGGTGAAACCGTTGTCAAGACCTACCGCTTTAGCGAACTCACGATCATCATCACGAGCGAGCGCCTGGTCAAACACATCGGCAGCGCCGTTTGGGATGAGGACTACGAGGAGTACCACTACGAAGACGTCACGAACCTCTCGTTCGAAGACGGTAGTGTCGCCACGCAAGTCGTCCTCGCGGTCGATGGTCGCCCACAGCGGATCAAAGCGCCAAACGATGAGGCCAACGACCTTCGCGAACGACTCCAACGCGCACTGTTTGACTACCACGGCGTCGGGGACCTCGAAGAACTCAACGACGCTATCGGCGATGATGAGGACGATGTGGACGAGGATTCGTCCGGGAGCACGATGGAGTTCGGTAGCGGCGTCGACCCACTCGATGCGAACCCGCCGGAGCTAGACGACCACGAGTCAGTCGGCGACGTGGACACAGCACCAACGCCAGAACCGGAACTCGAGCGCGAGGCACCAGCCACAGACGAGCGCGACGACGCCTCAGCTGACACAGCAGCGGCGGATTCGGCCGTTCCAGCGTCCATTGACGCTCGACGAGAGGACAGCGACGACTCGGCCAGCGCACAGACATCGGCCACTGGTGACACGCCAGAGACGAATTCTCAGCCTACAGCGCCCACAACTGACTCGGCTGATGAGAGCGAGCCCACCGAAACCGGATCCTTCTTTGAGGACTCCGACAGCACAGCGTCCGCGTGGGATACCGACGACTCGAGCGCAGACCCAGACTCGGAGTCGAGTTCGACGACCGAGGAACCAGCAGTCGTTTCGACTGAGACCGCTGGAGAGTCCTCACCGACCGACTCCACGTCTTCAACAGCAGATCCGGCCGTTCTCGAGCGACTCGACGCACTCGAGACGACCGTCGAGCAACAGAACGAACTACTCGAGCAACAACAACAGACAATCGAGCAGTTGATCGAAGAACTCCGACACGGCCGATAG
- a CDS encoding DUF5830 family protein yields the protein MGSDPGRDGDGTGEDDRTDPNETRTASEASGATAADDDRVVLGLALLERLEHESLSLADVVDRIETVTSDPTVTRTILDQAELRGIIERDDGIVRPKSRQYVSFEQDVITKEGDFSCQRCGSGLSTGHFINLEAGELGPFGSSCIRKVTGRE from the coding sequence ATGGGGAGCGATCCCGGGCGCGACGGCGACGGTACGGGCGAGGATGACCGCACCGATCCCAATGAGACACGCACAGCAAGCGAGGCGAGCGGAGCCACTGCAGCCGACGACGACCGCGTTGTACTCGGCCTTGCACTCCTCGAGCGCCTCGAGCACGAGTCGCTGTCGCTTGCTGACGTCGTCGACCGAATCGAGACGGTGACGAGCGATCCGACAGTGACGCGGACGATCCTCGATCAGGCCGAACTGCGCGGGATTATCGAACGCGACGATGGTATTGTCCGTCCGAAAAGCCGCCAGTACGTCAGTTTCGAACAGGACGTCATCACGAAAGAGGGAGACTTCTCGTGTCAGCGCTGTGGCTCGGGACTCTCGACAGGCCACTTCATTAACCTCGAGGCGGGTGAACTGGGGCCGTTTGGCTCGTCGTGTATTCGGAAGGTCACCGGCAGAGAATAG